From the genome of Hymenobacter sp. PAMC 26628, one region includes:
- a CDS encoding 3-ketoacyl-ACP reductase: MESLKGKIALVTGAGKGIGRATAVALAHEGVHVGLLARTESQLQEVAQELQALGVKTAVAAVDVADRAAVEAAVAQVQQALGPIDILINNAGIGTFAKFLEMEPADWEHIIQVNLMGVYYVTRAVLPGMIARETGDIINVASTSGQRASAGSSAYSASKFALMGLTEALMQEVRKQNIRVSALTPSTVATDLAIGSGLTDGNPDKVMQPEDLAEFMVAQLKLNRRIFIKEAGMWSTNP, encoded by the coding sequence ATGGAATCCCTCAAAGGAAAAATTGCCCTGGTGACCGGCGCCGGCAAAGGCATCGGCCGCGCCACGGCCGTGGCCCTGGCCCACGAAGGCGTGCACGTGGGCCTGCTGGCCCGCACCGAAAGCCAGCTGCAAGAAGTAGCTCAGGAGCTGCAGGCCCTGGGCGTGAAAACCGCCGTGGCCGCCGTCGACGTGGCCGACCGTGCCGCTGTGGAAGCGGCGGTGGCGCAGGTGCAGCAGGCGTTGGGGCCCATCGACATCCTCATTAACAACGCTGGCATCGGCACCTTCGCTAAGTTCCTGGAGATGGAGCCGGCCGACTGGGAGCACATCATCCAGGTGAATTTGATGGGCGTGTACTACGTGACGCGCGCCGTGCTGCCGGGCATGATTGCGCGCGAAACGGGCGACATCATCAACGTGGCCTCCACTTCGGGGCAGCGCGCCTCAGCGGGCAGCAGTGCCTACAGCGCCAGCAAATTTGCCCTCATGGGCCTCACGGAAGCCCTGATGCAGGAGGTGCGCAAGCAGAACATCCGCGTGTCGGCCCTTACGCCGAGCACGGTGGCCACGGACCTTGCCATCGGCAGCGGCCTCACCGACGGCAACCCCGATAAGGTGATGCAGCCCGAAGATTTGGCCGAGTTCATGGTGGCCCAGCTTAAGCTCAACCGCCGCATCTTCATCAAGGAAGCTGGCATGTGGAGCACCAACCCGTAA
- a CDS encoding IS701 family transposase, whose protein sequence is MLTQAKHIDYLLSTPRNYTCTHLAAHLPGVSHDEVNRFLRNSAFSANQLRALVLPLLRDSPEAFLLVDDSVQDKRYSRFIEVAKRQYSGTVHGPVTGIGLVKLVHSSGESGDFLPLDFRVYAPDADGLTKNEHFQAMFAQVVAEDKLLARTVLFDSWYAASANLKQIHRAGWTFFTTLKSNRLVSLSKESGYQGLDTLEPPASGWSQGVEVRLQQVPFAVKLFKLVATDGSIAWVVTNHLAAHLSREMVIEAVQRRWQAEEFHRSFKQLTGSEKCQCRKASAQRNHLTCCYLAWVSLRQHARAIGQTIYQAHQQPWSAFLRQQLQNPPFPVILPLPA, encoded by the coding sequence ATGCTGACCCAAGCAAAGCACATTGATTATCTGCTCAGTACACCCCGCAACTACACGTGCACGCACCTGGCGGCGCATCTGCCGGGCGTGAGCCACGACGAGGTGAACCGATTTTTGCGCAACAGCGCCTTTTCCGCCAACCAGTTGCGGGCCCTGGTGCTGCCACTGCTGCGTGATTCGCCAGAGGCTTTTTTGCTGGTCGACGACAGCGTCCAGGACAAGCGCTACAGTCGCTTCATCGAAGTGGCCAAGCGGCAGTACTCCGGCACCGTGCACGGCCCGGTCACGGGCATCGGCTTGGTCAAGCTGGTACACAGCAGCGGCGAAAGCGGCGACTTTTTGCCCTTGGATTTCCGCGTCTACGCCCCGGACGCCGACGGGCTGACCAAGAACGAGCACTTCCAAGCCATGTTTGCGCAGGTCGTGGCCGAGGACAAGCTGCTGGCGCGCACGGTCTTATTCGACTCCTGGTATGCGGCCAGCGCGAATTTGAAGCAGATTCACCGGGCCGGTTGGACGTTTTTCACTACTCTGAAAAGCAACCGCTTGGTGAGCCTGAGCAAAGAAAGCGGCTACCAGGGCCTGGACACGCTCGAACCGCCGGCCAGCGGCTGGAGCCAGGGCGTGGAAGTGCGGCTGCAACAAGTGCCCTTTGCGGTAAAACTCTTCAAGCTGGTTGCCACGGACGGCAGCATTGCATGGGTTGTTACCAACCACTTGGCCGCCCACCTGAGCCGCGAAATGGTCATTGAAGCCGTGCAGCGGCGCTGGCAGGCGGAGGAATTCCACCGCAGCTTCAAACAGCTCACCGGCTCCGAAAAATGCCAGTGCCGCAAGGCCAGCGCCCAGCGCAACCACCTCACTTGCTGCTACCTGGCCTGGGTGTCGCTGCGCCAGCACGCCCGTGCCATCGGCCAAACCATTTACCAAGCCCATCAGCAGCCCTGGTCGGCGTTTCTGCGCCAACAGCTCCAAAATCCTCCTTTCCCTGTAATACTACCCCTTCCTGCGTAA